One Oncorhynchus masou masou isolate Uvic2021 chromosome 2, UVic_Omas_1.1, whole genome shotgun sequence genomic region harbors:
- the nucb2a gene encoding nucleobindin-2a isoform X2 — MSWSQVFHTSCLVLLVHLLCLEAVPISLDKTKVNQPEDKASEPPPSVDTGLHYDRYLREVIDFLEKDQHFREKLHNTDMEDIKMGKLAKELDFVSHHVRTQLDELKRQEVSRLRTLIKAKQDIEGGNDMAVDHQALLKQFEYLNHMNPHTFEVEDLDRLIKSATNDLENYDKERHEEFKKYEMTKDHERREHLKTLDDEGRKKEEEHYEEMKKKHADHPKVNHPGSQNQFKEVWEEADGLDPEDFDPKTFFKLHDSNGDGFFDEQELEALFTKELEKIYDPTNEEDDMVEMEEERLRMREHVMNEVDTNKDRLVSLEEFLIATKKKEFLEPDSWETLEQNQAYTDEEMREFEEHLAQQEEDLKQKASDLQKQRDELERQQEQLNSQKVELQQAVEHMERLKTQKVEPPPEVHEGNAIPELRGEYHPLPPGHQDMSQNHPGMKQDNHLQNQIPHNTQDLSQPRLQDLPPGHQAVP, encoded by the exons ATGTCTTGGAGCCAGGTATTCCACACCAGCTGCCTTGTGCTTCTGGTACATCTGCTCTGCCTGGAGGCAGTGCCCATCAGTCTGGACAAGACCAAGGTGAACCAGCCGGAGGACAAAGCCTCAGAGCCACCGCCAAGTGTG GACACTGGACTCCACTATGACCGTTATCTCAGGGAAGTCATTGATTTTCTGGAAAAAGACCAGCATTTCAGAGAGAAGCTCCATAACACAGATATGGAGGACATCAAG ATGGGGAAGCTGGCCAAAGAGCTGGACTTTGTCAGCCACCATGTAAGGACACAACTGGATGAGCTAAAAAGGCAGGAGGTTAGCCGGCTACGGACACTGATCAAAGCCAAGCAAGACATCGAAGGAGGGAACG ATATGGCAGTAGACCACCAAGCTCTGCTGAAACAGTTTGAGTACCTGAACCACATGAATCCTCACACCTTTGAAGTGGAGGATCTGGACAGACTCATCAAATCA GCCACAAACGATCTGGAGAACTATGACAAGGAGCGCCATGAGGAGTTCAAGAAGTACGAGATGACGAAAGACCATGAGCGAAGGGAACACCTCAAGACTCTAGAcgatgaagggaggaagaaggAGGAAGAACACTACGAGGAGATGAAGAAGAAACATGCAGACCATCCCAAAGTCAACCATCCA GGCAGCCAGAATCAGTTCAAAGAGGTGTGGGAGGAAGCAGATGGTCTTGACCCTGAAGATTTTGACCCCAAGACCTTTTTCAAGCTGCATG ATTCCAATGGAGATGGCTTTTTCGATGAGCAGGAATTGGAGGCATTGTTTACCAAGGAG CTGGAGAAGATCTATGATCCTACCAATGAAGAGGACGATatggtggagatggaggaggagcgCCTGCGTATGAGAGAGCACGTCATGAACGAG GTGGACACCAACAAAGACAGACTGGTCTCCTTAGAAGAGTTCCTGATTGCCACAAAGAAAAAGGAATTCCTGGAACCAGATAGTTGGGAG ACCTTAGAGCAGAACCAGGCCTACAcagatgaggagatgagggagtTTGAGGAGCACCTGGCCCAGCAGGAAGAGGACCTCAAACAGAAAGCATCAGACCTCCAGAAACAGAGGGATGAGTTGGAGAGGCAACAGGAACAGCTCAACTCACAGAAAGTAGAGCTTCAGCAG GCAGTAGAACACATGGAACGGTTGAAAACCCAGAAAGTTGAGCCCCCTCCAGAGGTTCATG AAGGGAATGCTATCCCAGAGCTACGAGGAGAGTACCATCCTTTGCCCCCGGGCCACCAAGATATGTCCCAAAACCACCCGGGTATGAAGCAAGACAACCACCTCCAGAACCAAATACCCCACAACACCCAGGATTTGTCCCAACCACGACTCCAAGATCTGCCCCCAGGCCATCAGGCAGTGCCATAG
- the nucb2a gene encoding nucleobindin-2a isoform X1, whose translation MSWSQVFHTSCLVLLVHLLCLEAVPISLDKTKVNQPEDKASEPPPSVDTGLHYDRYLREVIDFLEKDQHFREKLHNTDMEDIKMGKLAKELDFVSHHVRTQLDELKRQEVSRLRTLIKAKQDIEGGNDMAVDHQALLKQFEYLNHMNPHTFEVEDLDRLIKSATNDLENYDKERHEEFKKYEMTKDHERREHLKTLDDEGRKKEEEHYEEMKKKHADHPKVNHPGSQNQFKEVWEEADGLDPEDFDPKTFFKLHDSNGDGFFDEQELEALFTKELEKIYDPTNEEDDMVEMEEERLRMREHVMNEVDTNKDRLVSLEEFLIATKKKEFLEPDSWETLEQNQAYTDEEMREFEEHLAQQEEDLKQKASDLQKQRDELERQQEQLNSQKVELQQAVEHMERLKTQKVEPPPEVHVEGNAIPELRGEYHPLPPGHQDMSQNHPGMKQDNHLQNQIPHNTQDLSQPRLQDLPPGHQAVP comes from the exons ATGTCTTGGAGCCAGGTATTCCACACCAGCTGCCTTGTGCTTCTGGTACATCTGCTCTGCCTGGAGGCAGTGCCCATCAGTCTGGACAAGACCAAGGTGAACCAGCCGGAGGACAAAGCCTCAGAGCCACCGCCAAGTGTG GACACTGGACTCCACTATGACCGTTATCTCAGGGAAGTCATTGATTTTCTGGAAAAAGACCAGCATTTCAGAGAGAAGCTCCATAACACAGATATGGAGGACATCAAG ATGGGGAAGCTGGCCAAAGAGCTGGACTTTGTCAGCCACCATGTAAGGACACAACTGGATGAGCTAAAAAGGCAGGAGGTTAGCCGGCTACGGACACTGATCAAAGCCAAGCAAGACATCGAAGGAGGGAACG ATATGGCAGTAGACCACCAAGCTCTGCTGAAACAGTTTGAGTACCTGAACCACATGAATCCTCACACCTTTGAAGTGGAGGATCTGGACAGACTCATCAAATCA GCCACAAACGATCTGGAGAACTATGACAAGGAGCGCCATGAGGAGTTCAAGAAGTACGAGATGACGAAAGACCATGAGCGAAGGGAACACCTCAAGACTCTAGAcgatgaagggaggaagaaggAGGAAGAACACTACGAGGAGATGAAGAAGAAACATGCAGACCATCCCAAAGTCAACCATCCA GGCAGCCAGAATCAGTTCAAAGAGGTGTGGGAGGAAGCAGATGGTCTTGACCCTGAAGATTTTGACCCCAAGACCTTTTTCAAGCTGCATG ATTCCAATGGAGATGGCTTTTTCGATGAGCAGGAATTGGAGGCATTGTTTACCAAGGAG CTGGAGAAGATCTATGATCCTACCAATGAAGAGGACGATatggtggagatggaggaggagcgCCTGCGTATGAGAGAGCACGTCATGAACGAG GTGGACACCAACAAAGACAGACTGGTCTCCTTAGAAGAGTTCCTGATTGCCACAAAGAAAAAGGAATTCCTGGAACCAGATAGTTGGGAG ACCTTAGAGCAGAACCAGGCCTACAcagatgaggagatgagggagtTTGAGGAGCACCTGGCCCAGCAGGAAGAGGACCTCAAACAGAAAGCATCAGACCTCCAGAAACAGAGGGATGAGTTGGAGAGGCAACAGGAACAGCTCAACTCACAGAAAGTAGAGCTTCAGCAG GCAGTAGAACACATGGAACGGTTGAAAACCCAGAAAGTTGAGCCCCCTCCAGAGGTTCATG TAGAAGGGAATGCTATCCCAGAGCTACGAGGAGAGTACCATCCTTTGCCCCCGGGCCACCAAGATATGTCCCAAAACCACCCGGGTATGAAGCAAGACAACCACCTCCAGAACCAAATACCCCACAACACCCAGGATTTGTCCCAACCACGACTCCAAGATCTGCCCCCAGGCCATCAGGCAGTGCCATAG